A single window of Nicotiana sylvestris chromosome 5, ASM39365v2, whole genome shotgun sequence DNA harbors:
- the LOC138868506 gene encoding uncharacterized protein codes for MVGQVLESHKITFHEDELPPEGLSHNKELHITVQCEDYFITRILIDGGSSLNISPLVTLGTLRKGLHEIKDGAINVKDFNGSQRSIIGEISLCLQMGPTWFDVYFQVIDVPTSYNMLFGRPWIHAAGAVVSTLHQAVKFEWNHQEMIIHGDSRNPI; via the coding sequence atggtagggcaggtattggaaagtcacaagatcacttttcatgaagatgagctaccaccagaAGGTTTGAGTCACAACAAGGAGTTACACATCACCGTACAATGTGAAGATTATTTTATAACCAGAAttctgattgatggagggtccagcctcaacattagTCCATTGGTAACACTCGGTACATTGAGAAAGGGgctgcacgagataaaggacggAGCCATCAACGTGAAAGATTtcaacggttcccaaaggtccatcattggggaaattagtttgtgcttgcaaatggggcctacttggttcgatgtttattttcaagtgatagacgtgccgacatcttacaacaTGCTATTTGGacggccgtggattcatgccgctggggccgtagtgtcaacactacatcaggcagtgaagtttgaatggaatcaccaagagatgatcattcacggtgacagTAGAAATCCCATATag